In Aspergillus fumigatus Af293 chromosome 4, whole genome shotgun sequence, one genomic interval encodes:
- a CDS encoding dDENN domain protein, whose amino-acid sequence MPYSSTPEASTTPLADYFWIAGVDGTEVLETFRRLGDEYRANSATSPGPALTDTIEEDADAEEAHDSRFDGLSRPNSTLPGWNSFQRFSMRSENAAEGNANGSNSNRSSLTIKGAQSPRGSSFLEDFDFDKALFKFASERDSFLSDLSLSAGAITPASRPRSRLRTQKITAEETPSQPSSLLRSGIGSVRRHMAFRDMNSMKRQPSVARQASIRTSRRLSNYNSVIPAPQPLEFSPTMHPLKRRFEPVLLDRYPTKGMTEELKQRGTFPDYVPMFAFPNDINIVSSDQRPRSTWHGFTMTTDNGSRLHAICVIIWIPLNQRAAEELEKRCEEWRKENMTDEERELAASLGERLASERAKLSRLLAKLPTVVSGSESREQLEDEISAVEEKIGLMTDLLRPVRHGAASKIEGLTDGETGFWIPRAYGILGREENMTSFWKEWLKAIIVPMTDGGVQRVPPSSPRMGVWQPLERYVMNLCTEAFSPNSSKTQVELAVRELRLFARKEAVNELPGSRNTDLYALFRTLSLSNIIILFEYALTESRIIFLSSHTSMLYLATRALVDLLFPLQWTGVLIPVLPARLIQALEAPCPYIVGIERRYEKVELPSDDFVLVDLDADVIESTVQPTPLPRHQRRKLLSLLQLAAPHHSRCAVPTGPPAYAIETFPFDAFMSENPSIFNARAQSTQLAKYVSLNSSAFGQQSVLPTTFQPLIFNAYLYARNEQAASRGFSSKGSDRPSTGSTSKTGSPPSPRDHSPTSGHFPPSSRNDSGMALQASLREKRSGHFDASSRRSSSFGMEMRPGVPRRPSAPFLGHAPNLSVTTLNTEYNSGSTYAPSVYAQSTVAASTIVPQSVAQPIHNAEGTCWVEGHCLQVVPADDKAVCAVCDERAEDGMYRCSACKTLVHNRCALQICLVCPAAFHPEQVRAAFVRCFASLFYTYKKFLQPATGDKKKAGLTYSFNMEAFLKSLPSEHAEYIAVLQHTQGFNEFIGERERVNPKSKDPRLALFDEIVLSKRNRGRSSLFSSRTTTDFLSDTSNHLWRTASATSFPPSSRGQQTLSGDYTRIVTRAPAKLDTSLMKEPRMINGAPRVSKTANNARRKPLPNLMNGLAISPP is encoded by the exons ATGCCTTACTCTTCCACCCCCGAGGCGTCAACCACGCCTCTTGCGGACTACTTTTGGATAGCTGGCGTGGATGGCACAGAGGTACTAGAGACCTTTCGAAGGTTGGGCGATGAATACAGGGCAAACAGCGCCACTTCTCCTGGTCCCGCTCTCACAGATACcattgaggaggatgcggaCGCTGAGGAGGCTCACGACTCCCGTTTCGACGGGCTCTCGAGACCCAATTCGACTTTGCCCGGCTGGAACTCATTTCAGCGGTTCTCCATGCGCTCGGAAAACGCCGCCGAGGGAAACGCGAACGGCTCCAACAGCAATCGAAGCAGCCTGACGATCAAGGGTGCGCAATCCCCTCGGGGCTCGTCGTTtctggaggactttgacTTCGACAAGGCGCTGTTCAAGTTCGCGTCCGAGAGAGACTCGTTCCTGTCCGACCTGAGCCTCAGTGCCGGGGCCATCACGCCCGCCTCACGCCCCCGGTCGCGGTTGCGCACGCAGAAGATCACCGCCGAGGAGACTCCATCACAGCCGTCGAGCCTACTACGATCTGGGATCGGTAGCGTACGACGACACATGGCCTTCCGGGATATGAACAGTATGAAGCGGCAGCCGTCGGTTGCCCGTCAAG CTTCCATTCGTACTTCACGGCGTCTCAGCAATTACAACTCTGTCATCCCCGCTCCGCAACCCCTAGAATTCTCCCCCACCATGCACCCTCTGAAGCGGCGATTCGAGCCCGTTCTTCTCGATCGATATCCAACAAAAGGTATGACggaggagctgaagcagcGCGGAACCTTCCCGGATTACGTCCCGATGTTTGCCTTTCCcaatgatatcaatatcGTGTCTTCCGACCAGCGGCCTCGATCCACGTGGCATGGGTTCACCATGACGACTGACAACGGGTCCCGACTGCATGCAATCTGCGTAATCATCTGGATCCCTCTGAACCAACGAGCGGCCgaagagttggagaagcGCTGTGAAGAGTGGAGGAAAGAGAACATGACGGACGAGGAGCGAGAGCTGGCAGCGAGTCTCGGGGAACGGCTGGCCTCCGAGCGGGCCAAGCTGTCACGGCTCCTGGCGAAGCTTCCCACCGTCGTGTCCGGGTCGGAGTCGAGAGAAcagttggaggatgagatcaGCGCGGTGGAAGAGAAGATTGGACTCATGACCGATCTGCTCCGGCCGGTGCGCCACGGGGCGGCGTCAAAGATCGAAGGCTTGACCGACGGAGAAACCGGTTTCTGGATCCCCCGCGCATATGGCATTTTGGGGCGTGAGGAGAACATGACTAGCTTCTGGAAGGAGTGGTTGAAGGCCATCATTGTCCCCATGACCGACGGCGGCGTTCAGCGAGTCCCCCCCAGCTCGCCGCGCATGGGCGTCTGGCAACCCTTGGAGCGATACGTGATGAATCTGTGCACCGAGGCATTCAGCCCCAACTCGTCCAAGACGCAGGTCGAGCTGGCCGTCCGGGAGCTGCGCCTCTTCGCACGCAAGGAGGCGGTCAATGAGCTGCCCGGGTCCCGAAACACGGATCTCTATGCGTTGTTCCGGACGCTGTCCCTGTCAAACATCATCATTTTGTTCGAGTACGCCCTGACCGAGTCCCGCATCATCTTTCTCTCGTCCCACACGTCGATGCTCTACCTGGCCACCAGAGCCCTCGTCGACCTGCTCTTCCCGCTCCAGTGGACCGGTGTGCTGATTCCCGTGCTCCCAGCACGGTTGATCCAGGCCCTGGAGGCCCCCTGTCCGTACATTGTGGGGATCGAGCGTCGATATGAGAAGGTCGAATTGCCGTCCGATGACTTTGTCCTGGTGGATCTGGATGCCGACGTGATCGAGAGCACAGTGCAGCCGACGCCCCTGCCGCGTCATCAGCGCCGGAAGCTGCTGTCGCTGCTCCAGCTGGCCGCTCCCCACCACAGTCGGTGCGCGGTCCCCACTGGCCCTCCAGCTTACGCAATCGAGACGTTCCCCTTCGATGCCTTTATGTCGGAAAACCCGTCCATCTTCAACGCCCGGGCGCAGTCCACGCAACTGGCCAAGTATGTCAGTCTCAATTCGAGTGCGTTTGGTCAACAGTCTGTGCTGCCGACTACGTTCCAGCCACTCATCTTCAACGCGTATCTGTATGCACGTAACGAGCAAGCGGCGTCCAGGGGCTTCTCATCCAAAGGCTCCGACCGACCGAGCACCGGGTCCACGTCCAAGACCGGGTCACCCCCTTCCCCGAGGGACCATTCACCGACCTCGGGCCACTTCCCGCCCAGCTCCCGGAACGATTCGGGAATGGCTCTGCAGGCTTCGCTGCGGGAGAAACGGTCGGGCCATTTTGATGCCTCATCCCGGCGAAGCTCGTCCTTTGGCATGGAGATGAGGCCGGGTGTTCCGAGACGGCCGAGTGCTCCTTTCCTTGGTCATGCGCCCAACCTGTCAGTCACCACGTTGAACACGGAATACAACTCGGGCTCCACCTATGCACCGTCCGTCTATGCTCAGTCCACGGTGGCAGCCTCGACGATCGTGCCGCAGTCTGTCGCGCAGCCCATCCACAATGCCGAGGGCACGTGCTGGGTTGAGGGCCACTGCCTCCAGGTGGTCCCGGCCGATGACAAGGCCGTCTGTGCCGTGTGCGATGAGCGAGCGGAGGACGGCATGTACCGATGCAGTGCCTGCAAGACTCTGGTGCACAACCGGTGCGCTCTCCAGATCTGTCTGGTTTGTCCGGCAGCGTTCCACCCGGAGCAGGTTCGGGCCGCCTTTGTCAGATGTTTCGCCAGCCTGTTTTACACGTACAAGAAGTTCCTTCAACCGGCCACGGGCGACAAGAAAAAGGCGGGTCTGACGTACAGCTTTAATATGGAAGCCTTTTTGAAAAGCCTGCCTAGCGAGCATGCGGAGTACATTGCGGTCCTGCAGCACACACAAG GTTTTAACGAGTTCAttggggaaagagaaagggtGAATCCCAAGTCAAAGGACCCCCGACTGGCCTTGTTCGATGAGATTGTCCTGTCGAAACGGAACCGGGGCCGCTCTTCGCTGTTTTCTAGCCGTACCACGACGGATTTCCTATCCGATACCTCGAACCATCTCTGGCGAACAGCCAGTGCCACTTCGTTTCCACCGAGCAGCAGGGGTCAGCAGACTCTTTCAGGGGATTACACTCGCATTGTCACTAGAG CCCCAGCCAAGCTCGACACCAGCCTGATGAAGGAACCGCGCATGATCAATGGAGCGCCGCGAGTGTCAAAGACGGCCAACAATGCTCGTCGGAAGCCACTTCCTAATCTTATGAACGGGCTTGCTATCTCCCCTCCGTGA